The genomic window GCAGCGCGTATCGGCAAAGCGGCCTCTGGTCCTTACTGAAACGGCGAACACGTTTGATGTTGTCGTGCGGGTCAGTGGCGGCGGAGTGGCGGCCCAGGCCGATGCAGTCAAGATGGGCATTGCCCGTGCTCTGCTGGAGTTTAATGCGGAACTGCGCAAGACGGTGAAGGCCGATGGCCTGCTTACGCGGGATGCTCGTGTGAAGGAGCGCAAGAAGTATGGCCAGAAGGGCGCCCGCAAGCGCTTCCAGTTCAGCAAGCGCTAGTGCGCTGCGCTGGTGGACCAGTGAGAGTGAGGCCTTGGCAGCTGAAGGTTGCCGGGGCCGTTGGTGTCTGCCAGGAACCAGGTTTTTGAGCAAGTAAATCTTCCCAAATAGGGGAATCAATCCCGGCCCTCAACTGCCGGGATGCAATCCACGAAGGAGGCTGTTTGGCCACAATCACCATGAAGGAGCTGCTCGAAGCGGGCGTCCACTTCGGGCATCAGACAAAACGCTGGGACCCTCGCATGAAGGAATACATCTTCGGCGAACGGAACGGCATTTACATCATCGACCTGCAGAAGACCCTGAAGATGTTCAAGGATGCGGCGCGCTATGTGACGGAAGTTGCCGCCCAGGGCAAGATCATTCTGTTTGTCGGCACCAAGCGGCAGGCGCAGGACGCCATCGCTGAAGAAGCCACGCGCTGCGGCATGTTCTATGTGAACAACCGCTGGCTGGGTGGTTTGCTGACCAACTGGGTGACAGTGCAGAAGTCGGTCAAGCGCCTTCAGGAACTGGATGAGATGGCCACGGACGGCCGCTACGAACTGCTGACGAAGAAGGAAGTCATTCGGCTGGAGCGCGAGCGCAAGCACCTTCAGGCAAACCTGGCCGGTATCAAGAACATGAAGCGTCTGCCCGACGCCCTGTTTGTGATCGACTCCAACAACGAGGCCATTGCCGTGAAGGAAGCCCGCAAGCTGGGCATTCCTGTGGTTGCTGTGGTGGACACCAACTGTGACCCGACGGTGGTGGATTATGTGATTCCGGGCAACGATGACGCTCTGCGTGCCATCCGGTTGTTCGCCTCAAAGATTGCGGATTCGGTGATCGAAGGCGTGCAGCTTGTAGGCGACAAGCAGTTTGCGGAAGCTGTAGGCGGTACGGCGGCGGAGACCCAGGCAGAGGGCGAAGGTGCGGTGGAAAACATCACGGCCAGCAGCTCGGAGTATGACGAAGATGTGGACCTGGAGGCGGCTCTAAGCGGTGTAATCCGCAAATCTCCCTCCGTGGTCAGCTCATTGGATGAGGCTGAGGCGGCCGAAAGCAGCTACTGAAGATCCGGACCAGACTCAGGATGCCTGAAAGCGTGGCTGCGGTAGACATGGGCCACGCTTTCGTTGTGTCTGGATCTTTTCGCTTTCCTGATGGGACGAAGAGAAAAGCAGCTCCTCCGTTCCGTTGTTACGCGGCTCCGGTCGGAATGGCAAACTGAAATCATATCGCTCAGGAACGACCATCGTGAATGGTCCGGTGCGCGATATAGAAAGATTGGGAAAAGGGAATGGCAACTGTGACTGAAAAAATTGATGCAAAGCTGGTGAAGGACCTGCGCGAGAAGTCGGGTGCGCCCATGGGTGACTGCCTGAAGGCCCTGCAGGAAGCCAAGGGCAATATGGAAGAGGCGTTTGTAATTCTGCGCAAGCGCGGAATGGCCTCGGCCCAGAAAAAGGCCTCGCGCACCACAAATGAAGGTGCGGTGGGCACCTACATCCATGCCGGGGGCAAGATCGGCGTGCTGGTGGAAGTCAATTGCGAGAGCGACTTTGTGGCCCGCACCGCGGACTTTCAGGAGCTTCTGAAGGACATTGCCATGCACATTGCGGCAACCGACCCGCGCTATATCCGCCGCGAAGACGTAACGGCAGAAGACCTGGAGCGCGAGAAGGAGATCTTCCGTGCGCAGGCGGCCGAGACGGGCAAGCCTGCTCCGGTGATTGAAAAGATCGTGGAGGGCAAGATGAGCAAGTTCTATGAGGAAGTGTGCCTGCTCGAACAGCCCTTCATCAAGGACCAGACCGTTTCCATCAAGGACCTGATTGCGCAGAAGGTAGGCAAGCTGGGTGAGAACATCACCGTCCGGCGCTTTGCCCGCTTCAAGGTCGGAGACCCGAACTGGACTGTGGCACAGACCAAAGCTACGGCCACGGAAGAACAGCAATAACCGCAGGACCGTTCCTGGTCCGACAGCAGGACCGCGCACTCTCTCTTGTTTCCGCGAGCAAGGCAGAGGGGAGCGGTCCTACTGCTTTTGCGGGGTTCAGAGAATGTAGCGGGAAAGGTCCTGGTCTTTCACAATGGACGCGACCATCTGGCGGACATACTCTGCGCCGACGAGGGCCACTTTTTCCGTGCCGGATTCCGTTTCACGGTCTACGATCGGCAGCGGGACGGTGGCGCCGTTGTCCATCTCCTTGCCGTCGTTCTTTTCTTTTGCGGCCTTCATCAGGTCCGGTGCGAGGAAGCTGATCTCGTCCAGCACGCGTTCCATGATGGTGTGCAGGCGGCGCGCACCGATGTTTTCTGTTGTTTCATTTACGCGGAAGGCGAAGCGGGCCATCTCCTCGATGGCGTCGGGCGTAAATTCGAGCTTCAGTCCCTCGGTCTCAAGCAGTGCCGTGTATTGCTTGGTGAGCGAGGACTTCGGCTCGGTCAGGATGCGGACAAAGTCCTCAACGGTGAGCGATTGCAGCTCCACGCGAATGGGGAAGCGTCCCTGCAATTCCGGAATCAGGTCGCTGGGCTTGGAGACGTGGAAGGCCCCGGCGGCGATGAAGAGGATATGGTCTGTGCGCACCATGCCGTAGCGTGTGTTCACGGTGGTGCCTTCGACGATAGGCAGGATGTCACGCTGCACACCTTCGCGGGAGACGTCCGGGCCGTGTCCGCCTTCTCGTCCGGCGATCTTGTCAATTTCGTCAAGAAAGACGATGCCTGAATTTTCCACGCGCTCAACGGCGATACGTGTGACCTGGTCCATGTCCACCAGACGGTTTTCTTCCTCCTGCACCAGGTACTCGAAGGCCTCGGCCACCTTCATTTTGCGCTTTTTCGTACGCTGGCCAAAGAGGTTGGGCAGCACGTCTTTCAGGTTGATGTCCATCTCCTCCACACCCTGACTGGAGATGATCTCGAAGGCGGGCATATTGCGCTCGCGCACATCAATTTCTACCGTGCGGTCATCCAGCTTGCCCTCGCGGAACTGCTGACGCAGTTTTTCTCTTGTGCGCTGGTGTGAGTCAGAGGAGAGGGCGGTGCTCGTGCTCTGCTCTGCGCCCTGCGCTGCCGCTGCCGGTGCTGGTGGAGGAAGCAGCAGGTCCAGCAGGCGCTCTTCCGCGTTCAGCTCGGCCTTGTCTTCGACCTCTTCCAGCTTCTCCTCGCGCACCATGTCAATGGCAATCTCCACCAGGTCTCGCACGATGGATTCAACGTCGCGGCCCACATAGCCGACCTCAGTGAATTTGGAAGCCTCAACTTTGAGGAAGGGAGAGTTGGTCAGCTTGGCCAGCCGCCGCGCAATTTCAGTCTTGCCCACGCCGGTAGGCCCGATCATGATGATGTTCTTGGGCATGATCTCCTCGGCAAGGTCCGGGGGCAGCTTCTGGCGGCGCATACGGTTGCGCAATGCGATGGCGACGGCGCGTTTGGCCGCCTTCTGGCCGACGACGTATTTGTCCAACTCGGCAACGATCTCGCGCGGCGTCAGCTCTTCGAGCGCCAGCTCCTGGTCTTCAGCAGTTCCGGGTAAATAAATGGCCATGTGCCTGCTCCTTTCTGAGAGGCGCGCAGAAATTAAGCGTGCAGTTCTTCGATGGTGATCTGGTCGTTGGTGTAGATGCAGATCTGACCGGCAATGCGCAGTGATTTTTCGGCAATCTCGCGGGCGGACAGCTCTGTGTTCTGATACAGCGCACGCGCAGCGGCCAGAGCATACGATCCGCCGCTGCCGATGGCTGCGATGCCCTCGTCCGGCTCAATGACGTCCCCAGATCCACTGATGAGAAACGTCTGGTTGGGATCAGAGACGATCAGCAGCGCCTGCAGATTGCGCAGAATTTTGTCCGTGCGCCAGTCTTTGGCCAGCTCTACGGCAGCGCGGCCAACATTACCGGCATATTGTTCCAGCTTGGATTCAAACCGGCTGAAGAGTGAGAATGCGTCGGCAGTGGAGCCGGCGAATCCAGCCAGGATCTTGTCCTGATAAAGGCGGCGGATTTTTCTGGCCGAGTGTTTGATGACCGACTCGCCCAGCGTTACCTGTCCGTCCGCAGCCATCACGACGCTGCCGTTGCGGCGGACGCAGACGACCGTAGTAGAGCGAATACGCGGAGATGAGGCGGATACTTCCAGGCCACCGGAAGGTGTGCCCGCTGAGGACTTTGAATTCGACATGCTCAAATTCAAGTATAAGATAGCGTGCTTGAATTTGTCCGTTCCGGGCCGATGCAGGCCGCGGCCCTGCTGCCGTGCATGGCGCGCACGCGAGGCAGGGCCTGGCGGTCTGGATCAGGCGCCAGCTTGCCTGGCGGCAAATTCACCGATGAAAGGCAGTTTGAAGAATTCTCCCTTGCTTGCCTTCAGAATGGCCATCAGCCAGGCGAGGAAGAAGACCACGGCGATGCCCAGGTCGACCAGCACAAAAAGAAGCCCAATCAGGGGAACGACATGCAGCACGACCTGAAGGACCATGGTGGCCATCCACACAACAAACCAGGCCACATGCAAAGCAATGCACTGGATAGCATGGAATTTGACCAGACGCATCTTGTTGTAAGGCTCCATCACCAGAAAGACAATGGCGGGGATGATGGTGATGTAGGAGATGGCGGCGGCAGCATTGGCGGAGAGGCCACCGGCTGCGGCCGGCGTGACGGGAACAGCAGCGGT from Pseudacidobacterium ailaaui includes these protein-coding regions:
- the rpsB gene encoding 30S ribosomal protein S2; this encodes MATITMKELLEAGVHFGHQTKRWDPRMKEYIFGERNGIYIIDLQKTLKMFKDAARYVTEVAAQGKIILFVGTKRQAQDAIAEEATRCGMFYVNNRWLGGLLTNWVTVQKSVKRLQELDEMATDGRYELLTKKEVIRLERERKHLQANLAGIKNMKRLPDALFVIDSNNEAIAVKEARKLGIPVVAVVDTNCDPTVVDYVIPGNDDALRAIRLFASKIADSVIEGVQLVGDKQFAEAVGGTAAETQAEGEGAVENITASSSEYDEDVDLEAALSGVIRKSPSVVSSLDEAEAAESSY
- the tsf gene encoding translation elongation factor Ts; translation: MATVTEKIDAKLVKDLREKSGAPMGDCLKALQEAKGNMEEAFVILRKRGMASAQKKASRTTNEGAVGTYIHAGGKIGVLVEVNCESDFVARTADFQELLKDIAMHIAATDPRYIRREDVTAEDLEREKEIFRAQAAETGKPAPVIEKIVEGKMSKFYEEVCLLEQPFIKDQTVSIKDLIAQKVGKLGENITVRRFARFKVGDPNWTVAQTKATATEEQQ
- a CDS encoding DUF4870 domain-containing protein; its protein translation is MQCPSCHNEVSPQATFCGFCGSPISAAAAASTGGGTAAVPVTPAAAGGLSANAAAAISYITIIPAIVFLVMEPYNKMRLVKFHAIQCIALHVAWFVVWMATMVLQVVLHVVPLIGLLFVLVDLGIAVVFFLAWLMAILKASKGEFFKLPFIGEFAARQAGA
- the hslU gene encoding ATP-dependent protease ATPase subunit HslU yields the protein MAIYLPGTAEDQELALEELTPREIVAELDKYVVGQKAAKRAVAIALRNRMRRQKLPPDLAEEIMPKNIIMIGPTGVGKTEIARRLAKLTNSPFLKVEASKFTEVGYVGRDVESIVRDLVEIAIDMVREEKLEEVEDKAELNAEERLLDLLLPPPAPAAAAQGAEQSTSTALSSDSHQRTREKLRQQFREGKLDDRTVEIDVRERNMPAFEIISSQGVEEMDINLKDVLPNLFGQRTKKRKMKVAEAFEYLVQEEENRLVDMDQVTRIAVERVENSGIVFLDEIDKIAGREGGHGPDVSREGVQRDILPIVEGTTVNTRYGMVRTDHILFIAAGAFHVSKPSDLIPELQGRFPIRVELQSLTVEDFVRILTEPKSSLTKQYTALLETEGLKLEFTPDAIEEMARFAFRVNETTENIGARRLHTIMERVLDEISFLAPDLMKAAKEKNDGKEMDNGATVPLPIVDRETESGTEKVALVGAEYVRQMVASIVKDQDLSRYIL
- the hslV gene encoding ATP-dependent protease subunit HslV, with translation MSNSKSSAGTPSGGLEVSASSPRIRSTTVVCVRRNGSVVMAADGQVTLGESVIKHSARKIRRLYQDKILAGFAGSTADAFSLFSRFESKLEQYAGNVGRAAVELAKDWRTDKILRNLQALLIVSDPNQTFLISGSGDVIEPDEGIAAIGSGGSYALAAARALYQNTELSAREIAEKSLRIAGQICIYTNDQITIEELHA
- the rpsI gene encoding 30S ribosomal protein S9, which gives rise to MADLVQYYGTGRRKAAIARVFLRPGSGDFKVNDKPFETYFVTEQQRVSAKRPLVLTETANTFDVVVRVSGGGVAAQADAVKMGIARALLEFNAELRKTVKADGLLTRDARVKERKKYGQKGARKRFQFSKR